In Streptomyces erythrochromogenes, the DNA window GCTCCTTCGGCGGCGCCTGCGCCGACGACGGTGTGGAGTTCGTCGACGAAGAGCAGGATGCGCCCTTCGGCGGCCTTCACCTCGGACAGTACGGCCTTCAGGCGTTCCTCGAACTCGCCGCGGTACTTGGCGCCGGCGACCAGGGAGCCCATGTCCAGGGCGAACACCGTCCTGTCGCGCAGGCCCTCGGGGACGTCGCCGCGAACGATGCGCTGGGCCAGGCCCTCGACGATGGCGGTCTTGCCGACGCCGGGGTCGCCGATGAGGACGGGGTTGTTCTTGGTCTTGCGGCTGAGGATCTGGGTGACGCGGCGGATCTCCGCGTCACGGCCGATGACCGGGTCCAGCCGACCGGACCGAGCCTCGAGGACGAGGTCGCGTCCGTACTTCTCCAGGGCCTCGTAGGCCACTTCGGGGTTCGCGGAGGTGACGCGCTGGTTGCCGCGGACCTGGGTGAGCGCGCTCAGGAACGAGTCCCTGGTGATGCCGGCCTGTTTGAGCAGTCGCCCGGCGGCGGTCGAAGAGCTCTCCTCGGCCAGGGCGAGCAGGAGGTGTTCCACGGACACGTACTCGTCCTTGAGGCGTTTGGCCTCCCGCTCGGCGGCGTCGAGCAGGTGGGCGAGGCGCTGGGTGACGAAGACCTGGCCGGGTGCCGCGCCGGGGCCGGTGACCTTCGGGCGGCGGGAGAGTTCCTCGCGCACGGCCTCGCGCAGTCCCTTCGGCTCCTTGCCGGCCTGCTCCAGCAACCGCGGGATCAGACCGTCCTCCTGATCGAGGAGTGCGAACAGCAGGTGTTCCCCGTCGACCTCGGTGTGCCCCATGCGGCCGGCCGCGGTCTGGGCCTCCTGGAGGGCTTCCTGGGACTTCTGGGTGAGACGGTTCATGTCCATGGGGGTGTTTCACTCCTCGTGCCGCGGCCGCGCAGGGCGGCTTCGAGCAGGCTGATGCGGTCGAGCAGGTCGAGCACCAGGCCGATGGATGCGTAGTTGAGGCAGAGTCCGGTGCGCAGCCGCTGGATGCGGGCGAGGACCGCCGGGGCCGTGGGGTCGAACACCAGGTGTCCCGCGGCGTCGCGTCCGGCGTCGATCAGGCCGAGGGCGACGAACCGCCGGATCAGATCGGGGTGGAGGCCCGAGCGACGGGACACGGCGTCGAGGGAGAGCCTGGGGGCGGGCACGAGCGCGTACCGGACGGCCGTCGAGGCGGTGAGGTCGGCGCCCGTTCGTACCGGACGGTTGCCCGCGCCGGCCCGGCCGGGGCCTGACGCTCCCACGGGTGGTTCGTTCATCACGTCCTCCTGGGGTCGTACGAGGAGGCGGCGGCGAGCTCCGCGAACAGTTCGCGCTCCCGGTCGCCGAGGGTGGGTGGCACCACGATGCGGAGTTCGGCGTACAGGTCGCCGTTCGCGCCGCGCGGGTTCGGCATGCCCTCGCCGCGCAGCCGCAGCCGCCGGCCGCTGGACGAGCCCGCGGGCACCGTGACCTTGGCCGTGCCGCCGCCGGGGGTGGGCACCGGCACGGTCGCGCCCAGGGCCGCCTCCCAGGGGGTCACCGGGACCTGGACGTGCACGTCGCGGCCGTCCAGCCGGAACCGGGGGTGGGGCTGGATACGCACGCGCAGGTACAGGTCGCCCGCGGCGGCGTCACCACTGCCCCGGCCGCCCTCGCCCGCCAGCCGGATGCGCTGCCCGTCGGTGACGCCCGGCGGCACGTCGACCTCGTACCGCCGCGGCTGCCCGGTGGGACCGGCGAGCGTGACGGTGCGACGGCCGCCTCGGTACGCCTCCTCGACGGTGAGCGACAGTTCGGCCTCCTGGTCCGCTCCGGGGACGCTCCCCCGGGCGGCGCCGGCTCCGAACATGGAGCCGAACAGGTCCTCGATGTCGATGCCCTCCGCTCCGAAGTCGTCTCCGAAGCCGGCGTACCGGACCCGAGGGCCGCCCCCGCCTGCGGTCGTCCGGCCGCGGAAGCCGCCGCCCGCTCCCGCCGCGACCCGTTCGTCGTAGTCCTCCGGGATCTTGCGGAAATCCTCGCCGAAGCGGTCGTAACGGGCCCGGGTCTTGGGATCGGACAGGACGCTGTATGCCTCGTTGAGGTCCTTGAAGCGCTCTTCCGCCCCGGGGTCCTTGTTGACGTCGGGGTGGTGCCTGCGGGCGAGTTTGCGATATGCCTGCTGGATCTCGTCCTGGCTCGCGGACCGCGACACCCCGAGCGCCTCGTAGTAGTCCCGCGCCATGACCGGTCACTCCCGCTTCGCGACGGTCACGGCGGCGGGCCTGAGCTGCCGCTCGCCGTTCCCGTAGCCGGGGCGCAGTACCTCGACGACCGTGCCCGGTGCGGCGTCCGGGTCCTGGACGACGCCGACCACCTCGTGCCGGGCCGGGTCGAAGGGGACCCCGGTCTCCGCGTGCCGCGGGTAGCCGAGCAGTTCGAGGACGTTCACCGCTTGGTCGCTTACGGCCCGGATGCCCTCCACGATCGCGCCCGGATCGGCGCCCGCGTGGGTCAGGGCGAGTTCGAGGTTGTCGAGGACGGGCAGGAACGCGGCCGCCGTGCGGGCACGCTCCACCGCCCGTTCGCGCTCCAGTTCCCTGGCGTGACGCTTGCGGAGGTTGTCGAGGTCGGCGAGTGCGCGCCGCCAACGGTCCTCCAGTTCCTGGATCGCGGTCGTGTACTCGTCCTCGGCGGACGCGGGGCCGGCGGCATCGGGTCCCGGTTCGCCGTTCGCCGCTCCGTGCCGGGACGGGCCCGGTTGGGGCAGGTCCCCTCGAGGCGGGGGTCCGGCTCCTTCCGGGACCGGTTCGGCCGGATCCGGCGCGGCCCGGTCGGGTTCCTGGGGGTAGGTGGGCATGGCGCGCCTCAGCCCTTGTCGAACTCGGCGTCGATGACATCATCGTCACCGCCACCGCCACTCGTGGGACCGCCGGTGGCGGCGTCCTGGGCGGGACCTCCGCCCGTAGTGGCGGCGCCCTGGTGGGCCGCCAGCCCGGCGAGCACCTGCTGGAGTTCGGAGGTCAGGGGGCGCACGCGTTCCACGGCCGCCTCTTCCTTGACCGCCGCCCGGGCGTCCGACACGAGCATCTCGCCGCGTGCCTTCTCGTGCGCGGGCGCTGCGTCGCCCAGTTCGGCGAGACGCTTCTCGACCTGGTACGCGACGGCGTCGAGTTCGTTGCGGGCGTCGACGGCCTCGCGAAGTGCCTTGTCCTGGCCCTGGTTGCTTTCGGCCTCCTGGACCATGCGTTCGACCTCGCTGCGGTCCAGGTTGGAGCTCTCGCTGATGGTGATGCCCTGTTCCTTGCCGGTGTCCCGGTCACGGGCCTTGACCTCGAGGATGCCGTTGGCGTCGATGTCGAAGGTGACCTCGATCTGTGCTTCGCCCCGCGGCGCCGGCCGGATGTCGGTGAGCTGGAACCGGCCCAGCACCCGGTTGTCGGCGGCCAGCTCGCGCTCGCCCTGGAGGACGACCACGTCGACGGCCGGCTGGTTGTCCTCGGCGGTGGAGAAAGTCTCGCTGCGGCGCACCGGGATGGTGGTGTTCCGCTCGATGATCTTCGTCATCACTCCGCCGCGTGTCTCCACGCCCAGCGACAAGGGGGTTACGTCGAGCAGCAGGACATCCTTGACCTCACCCTTGAGCACCCCTGCCTGGATCGCGGCACCGAGGGCCACGACCTCATCGGGGTTGACGCTCATGTTGGGTTCCTTGCCGCCGGTCAGTCGGCGGACCAGGGTCTGGACAGCGGGGATGCGGGTGGATCCGCCGACAAGGATGACCTCGTCGATGTCGCTCTCGCCGACCTTGGCGTCGGCGATGGCCTGCTGGACCGGTCCCAGGCAGCGTTCCACCAGGTCGCCGGTGATCTGCTCGAACGTGGACCGCATGATCGAGTCGGTGAGGTGCTTGGGCCCGGCGGCGTCGGCGGTGATGAACGGCAGGCTGACCTGCGTCTGCGTCACCGAACTCAGCTCGGTCTTGGCCTTCTCCGCCGCCTCGAACAAGCGTTGCAGCGCCTGCGCGTCCTGTCGCAGGTCGATGCCGTTCTCCTTCTGGAAGTCGTCCGCGAGGTGGTCCACCAGGCGCCGGTCGAAGTCGTCGCCGCCCAGGTGGCTGTCGCCTGCGGTGGAGCGCACCTCCACCACGCCGTCGCCGACGTCGAGGATGCTCACGTCGAAGGTGCCGCCGCCCAGGTCGAAGACGAGGACGGTCTCGTGCTCCTTCTTGTCCACGCCGTACGCGAGGGCAGCCGCCGTCGGCTCGTTGATGATCCGCAGCACTTCCAGTCCCGCGATCCGGCCTGCGTCCTTGGTGGCGGTGCGCTGGGCGTCGTTGAAGTAGGCGGGCACCGTGATGACCGCCTCCGTGACCCGCTCCCCGAGCTGCTTGGAGGCGTCGTCGGTGAGTTTGCGCAGCACCTGTGCGCTGATCTCCTCGGGCGCGTACAGCTTGTCGCGCACCTTGAAGCGGGCCGCCCCGCCGTCGCCCTCGACGACGTCGTACGCCACCGCCCTGGCCTCGTCGGAGATCTCGTCGAAATGCCGGCCGATGAACCGCTTGGCCGAGTAGATGGTGCCCTTGGGATTGAGGATCGCCTGGCGCCGGGCCAGCTGGCCCACCAGACGTTCCCCGGTATCGGTGAAGCCCACCACGGACGGTGTCGTGCGGTTGCCCTCGCTGTTGGGCACGACGGATGGCTCTCCGCCCTCCCACACGGCGATCACCGAGTTGGTGGTGCCCAGGTCGATGCCCACTGCCTTGGCCATGAGGAACTCCTCCCGGTACGGCGCCTGCGCCGACTGTCCGGATCACGTTCGTTCAGGTACGGGCGGGGACCTCTGCCAGTGGTCTGCAGCCCGCCGATCAGCCCTGCGGCCTCGTCGGAGACCTCCTCGACGAGGAGCAGGGCGGAGACGACGGGGTCGAGCCGGTTCACCGAGCCGAACAGCCGTCGAGCAGGACACCGGGGCCCTCTCCACGGGAAACCCGTGGCCCAAGAGGTGCTCAACGGCGTGTGCGGCTTCCCCGTACGTCGTGTACGAGGCAGCCGGCCTGCGGAGCTACTCGGTCACCGCCCGGCGCTACCTACCGGTGCGCGGACGGTTTCGAACACTCCCCAGGGTGGCGTGCCCAGTGGCTCCGCGCCTGCGCCTGGCAAGTCGGAAAAGCACGGGTCCGGTCGCCCCGCGAGTACGAGAGGCAGAATCCGATCCTCTCGTATGAGCCGACCCGACCAGCACCGCCGCTCGGCGGTAGGCTCGAAGAGAACGGAGTGATCCCATGGCCAGCAGCCGGCCGCACCATCTGTACCGCCGCCGCTGCGACCGGGAGAGAAGCCTTCCGCGGGACAGCGGCGGGCAGCTCGCCATGGCCGCGCGGAGAGGGTCCGTCCCACCCCGCGGCAGCGGGTGGCGCCCCACCGCAGCGGGGCGAGGGCCCCGCCCACCTGCTCCCACCCAGGCCGACCGTGTCCCCCACGCACTGATGACGCTCTCCAGCGCGCTGTTCGACACCCTGGACGAAGGCGAGATCCTGGGCCTGGCCATGGACCACGTAGCCGCCGCAGGGCCGTACGGCGCCGAGGCCGGATACCTCACGGTGGACGGCGCCCTGGTCCCCAGCCGGAGGAACGGGCAGGTCCACGCCCTGGCCGTGGACCGGAGGGTGCGGGAGCTGGCCGGGGAGGACGGCCCCGTGACCGTACCCGGCCTGCCCAGGGCCCGGGCCCTGGGGCTGCGCGGGCACGAGAGGCTCCACGGCTACCTCGTGGTGACGTCCGCTCCCGGCCCACCGAGGCCGAGCGGTCCCTGCTCGCCACGCTGGTCCGGCACACCGCCGCCGCACTCTCGGTCGCCTTCGCACACCGGCGCCGACGCGAGGACGCACTGGAGCTGTACCGGCTCAGGAAGGAGCGGACAGCCCTCCAGGCGCCTCGGGCGGCGGCGAGGAAGCCATCACGCGCGCACTGCACAGGCTCACCGGACTCCCGGCACTGGTCGAGGACCGCTTCGGTCGGCTGCGGTCCTGGACCGGTCCCGATCGCCCCGACCCCTATCCCGAACCGGACCCCGTGCGCCAGGACGCAATGCTGTACGCCGTCGGCCGTCAGGCCGGGCCGGTGCGCGTGAAGGACCGGCTGGTCACCCTGGTCCGCCCGCACGGCGAGATCCTGGGCGTGCTGGCCCTGGTCGACGTCCGGCGCGAGGCCGACGATCACACCCTGCGCGCGCTGGAGGACGGCGCCGCGTCACTCGCCCCGGAGCTGGCGCACTCGCGCAATCTGGCCGAAGTGGAGTCGAAGCTGCACCGCGAGCTGGCCGACGACCTCCTGACAGGGACGGACGAGGCGAGCGCCTACGCCCGTTCCGAGGCAGTCGGACACGACCTGCACCGCCGCCACTACGTCGTCGTGGTGCAGTGGTCAAACCGGACCGCGGACGGTCCCTTCGCGCAGACGGTGGGCCGGGCGGCCTCTGCCGTGGGCATGCACTCGCTGCTGACCCGGCGTTCCGATCACGTGGTCCTG includes these proteins:
- a CDS encoding chaperone modulator CbpM, with the translated sequence MNEPPVGASGPGRAGAGNRPVRTGADLTASTAVRYALVPAPRLSLDAVSRRSGLHPDLIRRFVALGLIDAGRDAAGHLVFDPTAPAVLARIQRLRTGLCLNYASIGLVLDLLDRISLLEAALRGRGTRSETPPWT
- a CDS encoding DnaJ C-terminal domain-containing protein, producing MARDYYEALGVSRSASQDEIQQAYRKLARRHHPDVNKDPGAEERFKDLNEAYSVLSDPKTRARYDRFGEDFRKIPEDYDERVAAGAGGGFRGRTTAGGGGPRVRYAGFGDDFGAEGIDIEDLFGSMFGAGAARGSVPGADQEAELSLTVEEAYRGGRRTVTLAGPTGQPRRYEVDVPPGVTDGQRIRLAGEGGRGSGDAAAGDLYLRVRIQPHPRFRLDGRDVHVQVPVTPWEAALGATVPVPTPGGGTAKVTVPAGSSSGRRLRLRGEGMPNPRGANGDLYAELRIVVPPTLGDRERELFAELAAASSYDPRRT
- a CDS encoding nucleotide exchange factor GrpE: MPTYPQEPDRAAPDPAEPVPEGAGPPPRGDLPQPGPSRHGAANGEPGPDAAGPASAEDEYTTAIQELEDRWRRALADLDNLRKRHARELERERAVERARTAAAFLPVLDNLELALTHAGADPGAIVEGIRAVSDQAVNVLELLGYPRHAETGVPFDPARHEVVGVVQDPDAAPGTVVEVLRPGYGNGERQLRPAAVTVAKRE
- the dnaK gene encoding molecular chaperone DnaK; this translates as MAKAVGIDLGTTNSVIAVWEGGEPSVVPNSEGNRTTPSVVGFTDTGERLVGQLARRQAILNPKGTIYSAKRFIGRHFDEISDEARAVAYDVVEGDGGAARFKVRDKLYAPEEISAQVLRKLTDDASKQLGERVTEAVITVPAYFNDAQRTATKDAGRIAGLEVLRIINEPTAAALAYGVDKKEHETVLVFDLGGGTFDVSILDVGDGVVEVRSTAGDSHLGGDDFDRRLVDHLADDFQKENGIDLRQDAQALQRLFEAAEKAKTELSSVTQTQVSLPFITADAAGPKHLTDSIMRSTFEQITGDLVERCLGPVQQAIADAKVGESDIDEVILVGGSTRIPAVQTLVRRLTGGKEPNMSVNPDEVVALGAAIQAGVLKGEVKDVLLLDVTPLSLGVETRGGVMTKIIERNTTIPVRRSETFSTAEDNQPAVDVVVLQGERELAADNRVLGRFQLTDIRPAPRGEAQIEVTFDIDANGILEVKARDRDTGKEQGITISESSNLDRSEVERMVQEAESNQGQDKALREAVDARNELDAVAYQVEKRLAELGDAAPAHEKARGEMLVSDARAAVKEEAAVERVRPLTSELQQVLAGLAAHQGAATTGGGPAQDAATGGPTSGGGGDDDVIDAEFDKG